The genomic region ATATTTCATCCTTGGATGTTTGCTTTGATTTTATTCTTTGGTTGAAACTCTTCTCTATTGTTGTATATTACTTGCTCACAATTTATTTTTATCATCAATGACTCGGTTCAAAATCAGTTAAACTTTTTTGTGTGTGCTTAAGCAACATGATGAAAAAACTAATACATTGTGATTACTCTGACATTGTGGATTACTGAATTTGTAATGTGCCAGATGCTCGCACCTTAGTCTCAGAACTAGCACATTTTATTTCTGGTTTCCTGTGGTATCTGGACTTTTCGACACTTCGTACTTGCAACGAACAACTTGTATTTGTATATATGTTACTTTGCTGATTGTACATAATCTCTTCCGTCCTCACAATTTTTATCTGCTGCTAACTTTCTAAGGAAGTGTCCTTGTGTAGTACAATTTTCTTTTGCTGTAATATTTATAAACCCATTTATTCTTTGAAAATCTGAGATATCCAAATCATGGTACTGACAACTTGATGTGATTTTTCATTTGATCTTTTACCAGGCGCCAGAAAGAAGATGCTCTCAACTTTCGTGTGAAAAAAGAGAATGAAGTCAGTGTTTCTGAAAAGGTAGGGTGCTACCTATTTTATGCACAGGTCTGGAAAGCATTGATGCACTTTTGGGACTCAAAAATAGTGTATTCAACAGAAGTCCCTTTTGGAGCATAggattctcaagtgtgggagaaTTTGATAGGAAATCACACATTCACAGAAAATGCTTTACTTTCAAAACAGGACCCTGGTTTAAAATTTTGGATATATCAAATTGCcatgtgtgtgtgtgtttatcgaacgcgcaggagaactgcacatctttatatataaaggAAAGGAGACAAACCCAAAGGGTTTTACAAGGCAGAGATCCTGccaagaacaaaaagaaaaaacacaaaaaACAGAACAAGACCAAGGGTCTAGATGGCTAAGGAAcaatgccatgtgtgtgttgaatcatatCTGTAGCTTGTACCCATTTTATGCTATAGGGTAATAGGAAAGCAGTTATGCATACTTAGATTCTCGCAGCACACATATGCACTTGCACAACATCAACTTTTCTttgcataatatttcatttatgcTATTGAACAAATATGCATATGCTTTAGTGTTTATTTCTGTGTCCCAGCCTGTTTATAGTGTAATCAAATAAGATGTTCTTATTTTACTTTCTTGGCCTGATAAAGGAATTGCTTGATGAGATTACTGAATTGGAAAAGCAAAGAGATGAGCTTGAGGCACAGCTGAAGAAGGTACTTTTTTCTTGTTGTAACTAGTAAGATTTGTGAAGATATGTGTTTGTGTACTGTGTAGTTTCATTATGTAGGAGTATTGAAATGCCTTAAGATCTTTGACCTACTGgtatttaggccctgtttggaaaGCTAACAAATTAATAGCTAGGTTGAGCCATCTAATGAACTAATTGTTAGCTGTGAGGTAGCTAACAATTAGCTGGGGGTGTTTAGAAACTCTACAGCTAATTTTAGCAGGTAACTATTTTTTTTCCTCGAACCCGCAAGGGAGCTGCGCGTTATATTAATAAGGGAACAAAACAGCAATACAAAACAGTGGGGGGAACCCCCCTCCACCCCACCCACCCCACACACCCACCAGCCCTAAAAGATTACAAATCTAAATGACCCAGGGCCAACTTCTTGATCCCACTGGCCCCTTTAGAACACCACACAGCGTACTCTGAAGAGATGCGCTGTAAAGCCCTACCAACAGCAGGTTGCATCCCATTAAACACACAGTCATTTCTATGCTTCCAGAGCCCCCAGGCGACAATAGTAATGACCGTATTCAATCCTTTCCTTGATTCCTTGGAAATCTGCCTCTTTGATCTGCTCCACCAGGATAGAAAACAGTCATCTGTGGGTCGCGGAACCAAAGATGGAAGCCCCAGCTTTTGAAAGACAGCAGCTCACACTTGCCTCGCAAAGACACACGACAACAGGAGGTGTTGAATGGTTTCAGCTTCTTGGTCACAAAGACGACATGCCAAAGGATGAGGTAGTCCTCGCTTTACGAGCCTATCAACTGTCCAACATCTATTCTTGAATACCAGTCACATAAAAAATCTGCACTTATGGGGGTGCCCAGGTTTTCCAAGCCAATTTCCCTGGGGCAAACCTGATTGACCCTGAAAGCAGGCTTTATAAGCTGAATGGCTCGAGTAGGATCCATCCTGCTCAAATCTCGACTTGTGCTGATCATCCACACCCGGTTGGAGCTCAAACTCATCTAGAATTTCCAACAACTTCAGAAACTCAATAAACACAGGGACTGTGAGGGCGCCTCTAATATCCCTCACCCATCTTCTCGCAACAAGACCTTGAGCTACTGTTCTTCTATTGCTGACTATAGCTGAAATCAGCATGGAGAGATTTGGACCCAGTTCTTGAATGGAACAATCTTTCCAAAATAATGTGTTTTCCCCATTACCAACCACTGTCTCAACTGCCATATGAAAGAAGGCCTTCTCCTTATTTGAAACAGGCAATGGCAGCCCTGCCCAAGGTCTGGGAGCATCAAGTTTCTCCAACCAAAGCCATCTAACCCTTAGGGACAAACTCATCATTTGGAGGTTAGAAATGCCTAAACCCCCAAACTGAAGAGGTCTAGTAACCTTATCCAATGCTACTAAACACTTCCCTCCATTggctgattcctttcctgcccaaAGAAAACCTCTTCTTCTGTCGATGGCTTTGATCACCTACTTAGGCAACTCTAAGGCAAGCATTTGGTGAATTGGAATTGCAGAGAGGACAGCTTTTACTGTAGCTAACCTTCCTGCCTTGTTCATAAGAGAGGCTTTCCAAAGAGGGAGATTGTTAGCTACTTTATCAATTAACACTTGCCAATCTGCCTTATTTGGTTTTTCTGTTGTTAGGGGCAGCCCCATGTATTTGCAAGGGAAGCCTTTCACTTCACACGATAGAACATTAGTTACCAAACTGGTTTCTACAGTTGAGCAATTTATTGGGATGATAGAGCTCTTCTCCATGTTTGTAAGCAGGCCTGCAACCTTTCCAAAGGCATTAAGCAAGGCCTTAAAAATGTTGAGTTCCCTCTCATTTGGCCTAAGGAAACATATGACATCATCTGCATACATGGAGAACCTATGTTGCATCTGTTGAGTGGGGAGAGGCTAGATGAACTCATGTTCAGCAGCAAAATTGACTAACGAGTTCAGCACCTCCATCACCAAAATAAAAAGCGTAGGAGAGAGGGGGTCTCCCTGCCTAAGCCCTCTCTGATGTTTGATAGATCTTCCAGTCTCTCCATTAACTAGAATTTGAGTATTTGCTGTAGATAGCAACATGCAGACCATGTTCCTCCACTTAGgctgttatggtcgctagatcggtgagggattggacatgggtatcgatgggcaggaacgtcggcCGGGGGTCTCTGCCCACGACCGAGCAAGAGGAGgatttctcccttctaattcttgcctactttatttctcatccattgattacataaataggccagctgaccacccctatctagctagagatccttatctccttaaaactctcctaaaaactctcaacaactactaactgaccttcctagataatctcaactaatctcctagataatctcagctaatcttctaatcttatctctaactatccttatctaatcccccttggaAGGCCCATGGCTGCTGCCGCCGCAGCCCCTCcatgggcctccttaggccctgacactacACCCCCTAGACAAGCAACTCGTCCTCGAGATGCAGCATCCAACAAACGACATGTAATGACCTAACCTCTCACCGAAAAATGAATCTTTTACATCTTGACTCATCTTTTAATTATTCTAGATATACTGGAGTGTTGGGGTCGTTTGTGTCTGTGTGGTGTGTGCTTTGTAAGGGTAAGTGTGTGTTTGTGTTTAGAGTGTGTGTTTGTGTTGTGTGTTCTGTTTGTCCCGGGCCACAGGCCCTTTTTCCCTCTACTTTAATTTAATGATACGCAGCCCTCCTGCGTATTCGATAAAAAAAAAGATATACTGCAACTGCAAGCATCATTCTGTGTCCCAAGGAAATGTTGCACAACGAAGAGGAGGGCACGAGTTGGAACCACGGAGGTAAAGACACAACAGCCTTTGGAGGCGGGCCCGTGGAGGCCAACGTTGGTGTTGCTTGCAGCAAGTGAATCCCATGCAGTGCAACCCCTCATGGTCCCGCGGCCACCAGTGCGTAAAGGGTGGTGTGGCTAGAGCAGATGGTGGCGAGGCCAGCAGACCCCCTTGTACGAAGGAGAGTAGTCGTGGTACTTGCCCGGTCGCCGCAGATGAGGGCCAGCGCCGGACGAAGCGTTGCAGAGGGGCGCCATGTCTTGCAGCCTCTTGTACGCGGAGGTGAACAACCACCACGTTGCTCGGGCGCGCTGGTGCAGCTACGACTCCCTCGCAATGGAGCACCCCCATCATCTGCTTCACCCGCCGACGCGCTAGGAAACCGCGTGCTGCAGCCTGCAGGTGGACGACCGCCGCCGTCTGTCGCAGAGCAAGCACCCTCTCCTGGACATCGCTCTTGGGTTCAAGGGTGGCGGTAATGGCTGTCCCTGATGACGAGGGcgatgtcggcgatgagggcacGACAAACGTGGCAGCAGAAGTCGCCACTGCTGCGAGGGAACCAAAGCGCTGCTGGCACATGATCTTGAACTGTGGCCACGTGACCTCACGCTCGTCGTGTTCCAGCCGCCAGAACCACGTATGTGCATGGCCGGTGAGGTGATACGATGCCAGCCAGGCTTTGTTGGACTCCAGAGTGCGCTGGCTCTAGAAGAACTGCTCGCAGCCGTTGAACCACCCCAGAGGGTCACCACTGCCGTCGtagatggggaaggagggggtgcTGCAGTCGTCGACATGGTAGCAGTAGCGAGGGTCGGCGCCAGGGGCTGGTACACCGGTCCTGGTATGGTTGCCCCTGGCGTCGTCAGCCATGCAACTGGTGATGAAGACGGCCCTGAGGGCGCAACACAACTGGTGATGAAGATAGCCCTGAGGGCGCAACGCAACTGGTAGGCATCGCCGCCCACGAAGATGTAGGTGCCATAGCGGGCGACGACGGCCAGGCCGCTGGTGTTGGCGTGCTGCTAGAGAGTGCCATGTTGATTGCATTGAGCTTCACAAACAGATCGTCGAAGTACGCCTGGTCGGGAACCCAAGGACCCACGAGAGACAGAGGCGTGGCTGTGGGTCGCTCGTACTGCGTGACGttggtgtaggagttccagtattAGAGGTAGCCGGTGATGTCGTCGACGAGGCCGCGCCACAGCTTGGGTAGCGACGGGTCTTCCGGCGCGTACAACGGGGCTGTGCGCCCGGACGAGCCACTACCGCTCGACATTTGGGTCCAGTTGGGTCTAGGCAACCCGCAATGGCGCCAACAATGTGGTGCGGAGGTGGCGTCCCGACGGCGCGGGACGGAGGCGTCCCAACGACGCGGAGGGTGACGCAACCTGCCGGtgtggaggtggaggcggcggCGGACCCAGAGCGACGAAGCCTCCGGCGTGGAAGTGGCCTGGCGGATCGGTTGTACGCGCGTTGGTTGAGGTGTGGTGGTGAGCGACGACGTAGATGTGGCGGACACACGACGGTGATGTGGTGGCGGCTGTGTGTTGCGGGCGAACAGCACAGGAACAGACGCGGTGAAAGGGCGATGGGAAAAAAATTGGCTCCGAATACCAggtgttatggtcgctagatcggtgagggattggataggggtatcgatgggcaggaatgtcggtcgggggcctctgcccacgacCGAGCAAGATGAGgatttctcccttctaattcttgcctactttatttctcatccattgattacataaataggccagctggccgttcctatctagctagagatccttatctccttaaaactctcataaaaactctcaacaactactaactgataaccttactagataatctcaactaatctcctagataatctcaactaatcttctaatcttttctctaactatccttatctaatccccatTGGAAGGCCCATGGATGCTGCggcccctccgtgggcctccttaggcccttaCATAGGCCCAAATCCAattagcagctaactattagctctagaggTTCCAACCAAGGCCTTAATATCATGGTGAGACTTGAGAATATTGGACTTATATTGTTGTATGAAATCTTGTTTGAACCCTCACCCATCTATTGGTATGGTTATATCGATTCATTGGTAATAAATTGTGACTAATGATGAGAGGACCCTTGGAAAAGAATCAAAAGATCCCTGTTCTGAAATGCAAGCTGCATTGGATTTCCACGACATTCAATTGGTGCCACAGAATTTGATAATCTGGGCATAAGATCCGTTCTCTTATCTCTATTCATTTGGCTAGTTCTTTTCTGAGCAGAAGAGTCATGGAACTCTCGAAATGGGAATTGGGAATACTCTAATGATAGATCAGTTAGTTGTAACACGTGGTGTTAAGTATTACCCCACCCTAATTACACTATTTACACTTGATGGAGAGGTTGCAAAAAAATCACACCAGAATAATGTATTGTTTCTCTTAATTCTCTTTAACTGTGCTGCGAAATTTGACTAGTTTGCTTTGATAATTCTGTTGAGCTGTGTCCGTTTGTAAATTGTAATATTATTCTTCATTTGCACAGGTTAATATATCACTAAATGCTGCTGCTGGACGGCTCAAACAAACTAGGGAAGAGAGGGACCAATTTGACGAAGCAAACAATCAAATCATATTTAGCTTGAAAAAAAAGGTGCTGGTGTTTACTTTTTGTGGTTGATCCAGTCTAATTTGAATAATATTCTAAGAACTGTGTATTACTGTCTTTCTCCCATGATACTTTTCATCAACTTGTGGCCTGTCGATTCTTTCCCATCATATTTGTTGCTCAAGATGGTGCTTGTTGCATTTCATTTCCAAATCTATTTAGGAGGATGACCTCTCAAAATCCATTGCCTTATGTAATGTGGAATCCAATGTTGTCAAGATCTGGATCGGTTTCCTTGAGGACTCGTGGAAGCTGCAGTCCTCATACAATGAACAGAAGGATAATAAAACGTGGTATGACTTTTTTTTTCTGTATGGTTCTGTGGTTATTTCATTATTTATTACTTCTCTTTTGTTGAACAGTTCCACTACTTGAGCTACTCTGGATAAACTTGTGCTCACCTTGTTTTACATTTGTAATATGTTGGCCTTCTCAGTGATGAGCTGGAGAAATGTGtgagtgattttctaaagttgacAAAACATCATCTTTCAGCATTCAAGGTAAGTGAAACTTGTTATTCATGTGATCATGTCTGCTAGAGGCATTCATGCAGTATCATATCTATCTCCGTTTTGCTGTTACAattatgtttttctttttctttttgtatTTATCAGGAAGTCCTAAGCCAATTGATTGAGAATATCGAAACATATGTCGGTAACTTGGCTGTCTTAACCTCAAGGTATTTTAGTTCTTTTCCTAAAGTCATGTACTTTGTTGTCCAATTTGTTTGGTAGGTTTTTACTTGCCTTGTAGGGAAGAGGAAAAAGAACATGGGGATGATGAGGCATCTGAGAGGACAGATCCACGTAAATCCCTTGAAGAGGAATATCTAGAAACAGAAAAGAAGGTTATACTCAGTCACCTTACTTTAACTTGGTCTCATACATGGTTCTTAAAGCGGTAAGGCGAGGTAAGGCATTGAACCACCGCTGGACGCCTAGGCGCCGCCAAAGGCGAGCAAGGCGACACCTTATCAACATGAGAACCAGCAAAACAGCAGCATGGAggaggaacaaaaagaaaaaaaaagaaaaaaaggaaatgGAAAAAGGAGAAGGGGTAGGAGCCCCGGCCAACCGGCAAGCCCATATGCTCACTctgtttccctctctctcccccgaTTGAGCTGCTGCTTTCCTTCTCCCCCTTTTCAGCCACGGCTTCCTTCTCTCCCCCAGATTCAGCCGCTGCCACTCATGATTTCGCCGCCGCCACCCCCGATTTGGTTGCCGCTGGCCCCGATTCGGCCACCGCTGCCCCTGAtctcgccgccgctgccccctgAATCCTCGATTTGCCGCCTCCAGCCCCGAttcggccgccgctggcccgaTTCGGCGCCGCCCCTTTTCATCCCCTCTGTTCTCTTGCTGATTTAGTTAGGCGACGGGGATGCCTAGGAGAGTTGGGGGGCGCCTAGACGCCTAGGCGACACCTTTAAAACAGAGGTCTCATAGTTCTAGTTCATTCATAACATGATTTGATATGCCTGAAGAACCCAAAGTTGAATTGACATCTATCAGTCGCCATATGTATTACTTATAGCAACTCGCCCAACTCTTCAGTTTTGTAACTTCTAAACCTTAGAGAAACTAGACCAAACTGTCTTATGTATTGACAATATTTTCAGATTATAATTGCGTTCAGCATAGTTGATCACATAAAGAAATTGTTTTATTCTGGGGAAGGGGCTGATTCAAGGTACCATCTGATTCTGTTGTTCTCTATTCAGTGTATTATTTTCAAGTTTGCACCAAAGTGATCTTACTCTGTGACTTCAAATGTTTATTTAGGAGAGATGACCCAGAGGTCAAGAGCTTAATTGAGGAGATTGAGAAAATGAGGGAATCGTTCGAGTCTATAGAAAGGCCAACACTAAGCATAGAATCTGAGAAAGCAAAACCACTACCTGTTGAGGGATCGAAACTGAGTCCTTCACCTCTTCAGGCTCCTGCTACCCCAAAAGCTGCACACGTTGACTCACCAAAATCTCCCATGAAACCTGAGCAGCATTTCGATTCAGATGCGGAGCTTGCAACCCTGGGATCAGAGATCGGGAAAGAAGACAAAGAGTACTCAGTTGAGGAGATAAGCGGGTGGGAGTTTGACGAGCTCGAAGAGGACCTTAAGAGCTGACACAAAGAATCGACAAACAGAACACAATTCGATTTGGTTATCTTCACTGACATGTATTATTTGTCTGGGCCTTGCGTGGGCAAGAAATACACACTGGTTGATATGTACATAGTGCTGTTTGATTGTGTATTGTCGCGCACTCGCGCTGTCAATTTGTCACTGTCTTAAGATATACGGACTGAGCTGGTGTAACTTGGGCGAGGCATTTGCTATTTGTTTGCTCTTGCCGCGAATATTTTTATCTTACATGTATACCGAACCCTGTTGTAACAGTTGTAAACGCGGAAAACAAAATTCGAACATTTGACAGAATTTGCTCCGTAGAACATTGGATTGTTGGGTTTGAGTTTTACATTGCATTCCTAATGGATGAATCTATCAGGATTCAGGCTTCCCCAACAACTATAATATctcatttcatatttcaaactttgcTCTACAAACACTGGATTTAGGCTTCTACTGTAACTATTTTATctcatttcatatttcaaactttacaAACATTGTTATTTTTTTTTGACGAAGGGGCAGAGCCCCTATTTCATTAGGAAATAGGATAAGTGTCATTACAGACCACCACGATGGGAAACAACCCATCACCAAAAGGAGCACCTAGTGGAACTAACCTCTACATTCTGTCATACTAGAAAAGCAAAGATCCGACTCCACTAGTATCAGTTCAAGTGAAACCACAGTTTTAATCCAAGCTTATATACAATGACCACATGCCAAAAGCAGCAACACAGCTAAAACACCCCAGATGTATCTAACCCATCAAAATAACATCCAAACATTTGAGCTGCAGTTAACAAACAACTAGTGCCAAAAGAAGTCTTCAACCAGCGATACGACGGTCCCTCGGACACCACCCAAAAGCCCTGCTCATCGCCTCACTTGCTATCCTTCTGATTAGCCTGCTTCCTTGGACCACCatcttttttttcttctctctCTGGCGAATAGCCCAAGAATCCAGCCAAAAGCAACAGAGAAATATTATGTTAGCAGGGTCAAGTAGAACCTTCTCACCAAAAAACCAATCATTTCTGGTTCTCCAAATAGCCCAAAA from Zea mays cultivar B73 chromosome 6, Zm-B73-REFERENCE-NAM-5.0, whole genome shotgun sequence harbors:
- the LOC103630051 gene encoding myosin-2 heavy chain-like isoform X1, with the translated sequence MSSWLRSAVSRAVEAGGRSGVARAVKGYADTVAHHAGQAVADILHDRMGVQNYKSFKKTVARLEEAAVSCRGGERVELLKRWLGALQDVDAENGSSDLKVSEANDPSGEMDTLKAQTVLFYDADIDGAPMNFCDVFLYSQALEGITLSMILEPPSEEEVSLLLEIFSICLTGGKEVNKEIMSNVQDLAKAFSEYKDEVLVKREELLEYAQSIISGLKRNADIVRIDAETLELQRKLDEKQKSRGQSPEYQDKTSDKIAAANLEVFKEALGELRLCSRVEELLLKKKSITLGDSLEIHSQKVDKLKVLADSLACSSSKAEQRILEHRRQKEDALNFRVKKENEVSVSEKELLDEITELEKQRDELEAQLKKVNISLNAAAGRLKQTREERDQFDEANNQIIFSLKKKEDDLSKSIALCNVESNVVKIWIGFLEDSWKLQSSYNEQKDNKTCDELEKCVSDFLKLTKHHLSAFKEVLSQLIENIETYVGFYLPCREEEKEHGDDEASERTDPRKSLEEEYLETEKKIIIAFSIVDHIKKLFYSGEGADSRRDDPEVKSLIEEIEKMRESFESIERPTLSIESEKAKPLPVEGSKLSPSPLQAPATPKAAHVDSPKSPMKPEQHFDSDAELATLGSEIGKEDKEYSVEEISGWEFDELEEDLKS
- the LOC103630051 gene encoding myosin-2 heavy chain-like — translated: MGVQNYKSFKKTVARLEEAAVSCRGGERVELLKRWLGALQDVDAENGSSDLKVSEANDPSGEMDTLKAQTVLFYDADIDGAPMNFCDVFLYSQALEGITLSMILEPPSEEEVSLLLEIFSICLTGGKEVNKEIMSNVQDLAKAFSEYKDEVLVKREELLEYAQSIISGLKRNADIVRIDAETLELQRKLDEKQKSRGQSPEYQDKTSDKIAAANLEVFKEALGELRLCSRVEELLLKKKSITLGDSLEIHSQKVDKLKVLADSLACSSSKAEQRILEHRRQKEDALNFRVKKENEVSVSEKELLDEITELEKQRDELEAQLKKVNISLNAAAGRLKQTREERDQFDEANNQIIFSLKKKEDDLSKSIALCNVESNVVKIWIGFLEDSWKLQSSYNEQKDNKTCDELEKCVSDFLKLTKHHLSAFKEVLSQLIENIETYVGNLAVLTSREEEKEHGDDEASERTDPRKSLEEEYLETEKKIIIAFSIVDHIKKLFYSGEGADSRRDDPEVKSLIEEIEKMRESFESIERPTLSIESEKAKPLPVEGSKLSPSPLQAPATPKAAHVDSPKSPMKPEQHFDSDAELATLGSEIGKEDKEYSVEEISGWEFDELEEDLKS